One region of Oscillospiraceae bacterium genomic DNA includes:
- a CDS encoding ABC transporter substrate-binding protein, whose protein sequence is MKKLLALTLSVLMILTVFSGCQGEKISSDLYDPSIPVKDAGGLKLPLSDGSEEIVWSVTVTADTENPNDSWFAKKLRGMTGANIKFDAYPSATALEKLNVLAASQQLPDIVGQGFKQSIADDLSMQGAFAAVEDYIDVLPNFKKNFVGEGSQDWIFKSYSAPDGKLYGYYGWDYSRDINTNATMYRKDIFDKHGLKMWNNPEEFYQTMKKLKELYPNSTPYTTKSGDGIFKALSVSWDMEAYMPFYNEKDGKWYYTDITPKYKEMLDFIKKCYNEGLIDPEFLTNTQSSWTAKMTQADKAFVTTDWIGRMEMFKEQTKDTVPSYDLRFANPIGPDQVMRTPNQLCWARYVSNNKKAETAFKLLDFVASPTGKELVTMGIEGETYEIDEKGMAKYLEFDEMPSSTELASKYGMFLEGLYLSFDRRSAYFNFTQREQEAQDFAKDPKNLTPIDPILQFTEEEKEVINEYQLNLEKAGKEFATKYVLGNASWDEWVKKAKSLGADKIIEIYNAAQARYDKM, encoded by the coding sequence ATGAAAAAATTATTAGCTTTAACTTTAAGCGTTTTAATGATATTAACTGTTTTTTCAGGGTGTCAGGGAGAAAAAATATCATCTGACTTATATGATCCCTCAATTCCGGTAAAAGATGCAGGAGGCCTTAAACTTCCTTTATCTGACGGCAGTGAAGAAATTGTATGGTCTGTTACCGTTACAGCTGATACTGAAAACCCTAACGATAGTTGGTTTGCAAAAAAATTAAGAGGCATGACAGGTGCTAATATAAAATTTGACGCATATCCATCTGCTACTGCTTTGGAAAAACTTAATGTTCTTGCTGCTTCCCAGCAGTTACCCGATATCGTTGGTCAGGGATTTAAACAGTCTATAGCAGATGACCTTTCAATGCAGGGCGCATTTGCAGCAGTAGAAGATTATATAGACGTTCTTCCAAACTTTAAAAAGAACTTTGTTGGTGAAGGTTCTCAGGACTGGATTTTTAAATCCTATTCTGCTCCTGATGGTAAACTTTATGGTTACTACGGATGGGACTATTCGAGAGATATAAACACAAATGCCACTATGTATCGTAAAGATATATTTGATAAACACGGACTTAAAATGTGGAATAACCCTGAAGAATTTTATCAGACCATGAAAAAATTAAAAGAGTTATACCCAAATTCTACCCCATATACAACAAAATCAGGAGATGGAATATTCAAAGCATTATCTGTAAGCTGGGATATGGAAGCATATATGCCATTCTATAATGAAAAAGATGGAAAATGGTATTATACCGATATTACTCCAAAATACAAAGAAATGCTTGACTTTATCAAAAAATGTTATAATGAAGGACTTATAGATCCTGAATTTTTAACAAATACTCAATCATCGTGGACAGCTAAAATGACTCAGGCTGATAAAGCATTTGTTACAACTGACTGGATAGGCAGAATGGAAATGTTTAAAGAACAGACTAAAGATACTGTTCCTTCTTATGATTTAAGATTTGCAAATCCTATCGGTCCTGACCAGGTTATGAGAACTCCAAATCAGCTTTGCTGGGCAAGATATGTATCAAACAACAAAAAAGCGGAAACTGCTTTTAAACTTCTTGACTTTGTTGCGTCTCCGACAGGTAAAGAACTTGTAACAATGGGTATTGAAGGCGAAACTTATGAAATAGACGAAAAAGGTATGGCAAAATATCTTGAATTTGATGAAATGCCGTCTTCAACTGAGTTAGCAAGTAAATACGGAATGTTTCTTGAAGGCCTTTACTTAAGTTTTGACAGACGAAGCGCATACTTTAATTTTACCCAAAGAGAACAGGAAGCACAGGACTTTGCAAAAGATCCGAAAAACCTTACACCTATTGATCCTATCTTACAATTTACAGAAGAAGAAAAAGAAGTTATAAATGAATACCAGCTTAATTTAGAAAAAGCAGGTAAAGAATTTGCAACTAAATATGTTTTAGGCAATGCTTCATGGGACGAATGGGTTAAAAAAGCAAAGAGCCTTGGAGCAGATAAAATAATTGAAATCTACAATGCTGCTCAGGCAAGATATGACAAAATGTAA